A part of Terriglobales bacterium genomic DNA contains:
- a CDS encoding S24 family peptidase, translating to MKFKALQENLRKRMWQRIEAGELTGLKLARQTGFEQAHISNFLNRKRSLSQEGLDRVLTAQHLSVLDLLDPDEINKRASILPPAEDEFENVLLVEGEVAAGEPLITSENVRDILKFKKAFLHRLRSDCAAAREEWRRFVLVKVDARDGMSMYPRLLPGATVLLDRHYNSLKPYRKNEQSMYAVRKGDGCTVKYVEQAGKNLVLRPHNQAYPVDVLPIEEDKTFADYIVGRVCHVAIET from the coding sequence ATGAAATTCAAAGCCCTGCAAGAGAACCTGCGCAAGCGGATGTGGCAGCGCATCGAGGCCGGGGAGCTGACCGGGCTCAAGCTCGCCCGCCAGACCGGCTTCGAGCAGGCCCACATCTCCAACTTCCTCAACCGCAAGCGCTCGCTCAGCCAGGAGGGCCTGGACCGGGTGCTGACCGCGCAGCATCTCTCGGTGCTCGACCTGCTCGATCCCGACGAGATCAACAAGCGCGCCAGCATCCTGCCCCCCGCCGAGGACGAGTTCGAGAACGTGCTGCTGGTGGAGGGCGAGGTGGCCGCGGGCGAGCCCCTCATCACCAGCGAGAACGTGCGCGACATCCTCAAGTTCAAGAAGGCCTTCCTGCACCGCCTGCGCTCCGACTGCGCCGCCGCCCGCGAGGAGTGGCGCCGCTTCGTCCTGGTCAAGGTGGACGCCCGCGACGGCATGAGCATGTACCCGCGCCTGCTTCCCGGCGCCACCGTGCTCCTCGACCGCCACTACAACTCGCTCAAGCCCTACCGCAAGAACGAGCAGAGCATGTACGCGGTGCGCAAGGGCGACGGCTGCACCGTCAAGTACGTGGAGCAGGCGGGCAAGAACCTGGTGCTGCGCCCGCACAATCAGGCCTATCCCGTGGACGTGCTGCCCATCGAGGAAGACAAGACCTTCGCCGACTACATCGTGGGCCGGGTCTGCCACGTGGCTATCGAGACCTAG